The nucleotide window GAAAATGGATGAGGAAGCAAGAGATGAATTAAGAAATTGTTGTAATGAGCTTGTTGAAATGTGGGGCAATACCGAAGGGCTAGGCGCTTTGTGGGTGGGAAGTGAGAATCAGGAAGGAAGACGTCCTTTCCTAGGAGATAAGTTGGAACTCAGTTCGGTGATCGGGCAAACTAGAAGCGGCCATGATGTAGGGCCCGTATCCGGCTTTTCAGATGCAGATGCAAGCTCTAATGAAGTAATCGATTCTGATGATGTCGGATATTTTAAATCGGGCAGGCTTTTTATATTAGGGCGAACTTCCGAGGTTTTAATCAATAGTTCGGGATTGGTTGTAGAATACGGCACGATTAAATCCAAACTCAAGGAACAAGGCATTTTTTCTGATCTCTATCCAATCATCAGAGAAGGAGGCAATGTCGGGATAGCGTTACATGTTGACCAAGAAATCACTGATAAAACAAAAGAAATACTAAATAACACTAGAGACATACTAAAAGATCTTGAACTAGAAGGAGTGTCAATCGGAATAGTCCGTTGTATTCCCCTTATTAGCGTTGGCAAAGTAGATAGAGACGCGCTTAGCAAAAATGTACAATGGATGTGTTTCTAGTGCGAATGGTGGCTAACATAATCCTTGTTGATGACCATGGTCGAATTGGTTTGCAAGTTAGACCTAGAGTCAAAGGCATCCTATTTCCAGATCAGATTTGCATATTTGGCGGACATAAGCATCACGATGAAACATTTGTGCAGTGTGCCATCCGTGAAATATCGGAGGAGCTTTCTTTGAATCTGGCACCTGAAAAACTGACATTTTTGGTGAGCTACCAATCCAAAGAGGCTGTTGGGGGTGAAGTACTTGCAACATACTTTGTGGCAAAGCACATCACATTCTCACAACTAGTTGTCAATGAAGGAGAACTCATCATAGTGGATCCCAAGGAGTTGGGCAGCATCTGGCGTAGAATGACTCCGGGCACCTCTTTCGCTTTAAGGACGTTTTTCCTAACTGAGAATCCAGAGTGCTAAGCTGGAGACCCGCAAAAGCTGTCTAAATTTGGCTGCCCATCACCATTTTCGGCGGTGGGCGTGTATCATTCGTAACCACCCGGTTGCTACCGCGGCTGCTTTGGCTTGACGCGAGCGAAGATTTCGGGGTCAGCCACAAAGCCTGTGAGGAAGATGTCCCACTCTTGCTGGGATGATCGCGCATCTGCAAGCATCTGCCCAAGTTCCTCTACATCATCAACTGTCAGCGCTTTGATGCTGTCGTTGCCTGCTGCCATCTCAACATAAACGATGCAGCCGCAGGACAGATTGTCGTCATTGGCAACGATCGCCGCGATGAGTTCGAGATCTTCATCCAGAATTTCAGCAACACGTTCGAGTGTTAGGACATATCTTGTTTGGGCCATTTGACCTGCGCCCCCAAAACTCCTCCAGAATTTGGTAGAGTCCGTCCCACGTTGCAGTGAGCCCCAAGTTTGGACCGCCGGAAATTAGAATTTTCCGGCTTTCATCACAGTGACTGGCTGGTTACGCCACCGGGATTATGCAGAGCAATCGGAACGTTATATCCGATTGCCGAATGAGGCCGATCCTCATTGTAGTGCTTGA belongs to uncultured Cohaesibacter sp. and includes:
- a CDS encoding NUDIX domain-containing protein, translating into MDVFLVRMVANIILVDDHGRIGLQVRPRVKGILFPDQICIFGGHKHHDETFVQCAIREISEELSLNLAPEKLTFLVSYQSKEAVGGEVLATYFVAKHITFSQLVVNEGELIIVDPKELGSIWRRMTPGTSFALRTFFLTENPEC